A stretch of Ischnura elegans chromosome 4, ioIscEleg1.1, whole genome shotgun sequence DNA encodes these proteins:
- the LOC124158205 gene encoding uncharacterized protein LOC124158205: MDNQRREFSCVASGSFHQGNYELFGWSAGAQCVVNSSCAAAWGLINGTFNTDTINSILFCGNRIYRTLRDDTFRDEERYIYPEELPGVLEVMGNFINVDVSDVHYGIYPITVRDVEEGVRSLSGVLEGILSVSEHLDAFMFTGELRSITFWHRGDSTFLFDSHGVNYDYRSCSDGRASLFKCNTLLALASMLLSNNKFNGRGNQYTITRLRFSRPPGNHSFATSSNATASTTENTDNNSRSSISQDPKLNIMKPVVLLTRKENIDTNITETSKQQGRPKKAKRGRPKLLDTTRKEQLIAARKKHAEKNPNVNREAVKRYAATHPEVKKRSVKIYTGDHPDVNRKAAKRYTNDHPDVHRRAVQRLHETNPEASRQTTVTYRLRHPELENIRHIPAALARKIVHLGPMAYWKGLALDDVEAFKLKRTSLWEDDVHRCAHCRARIFDEERNRKKWCCAEGAFNVQRLPSLDAPFYSKREFLDRSRAYNDLFAFCALEVSGGYRHPSGLSFFKIEGRMYHQLHSLEAPGQRFTTRAGHTQFVNRCRLYIDDGEERRNIALGRTLNTGVIEEIDQYIRNTNPFIENFRRLSAEPSIDAHLTFEVTSRSTHGPTLGDRQSGIEVHAALSTEETGYNPRKLTVWKRGDRRPSSIDLLSPLMEPFQYPLLYPQGTLGWHVGSVDNQGKKLTQLNYSRCLLLSDRRFSHLGRLSQAWQVEMFARYEEERLRFIQYSQTRSSSGRGMRIAPLDEILDVGRQQRGQIAQDITGDETVQGEGGVRPGKVYLPSTFTGGPRYMKVHYENAMGIVSRLGSPTYFLTFTYSAHWEENKMACPYGSKRSDPSTACRVFNIKLGELIRDLRSGAFFGRTSYFVYVIEMQMRGLPHAHIVFKVDGVGPVQAEEIDAVIRADIPSEEEAGGRLRRLVLQHMIHGPCGTDQRTDFRCWDAAKGCCSKFYPKPSCQTTHVNERGFVQYKRDYSNRGIINARRREISVHDGWVVPYNAALILKYEAHINLELASTRRVVKYLFKYLMKGGSLQNVTVTPIGLQDDEVEQYVTKRMVGASDACWRLLEFPISKSEPTVECLPVHLEGKQNVVYRPRDCNLTEIASSASSKLMIYFNRPRDAIFDDLTYQSFYEKYIVHTRSPGGDNFYALPDGVHYVTARQRGVKVCRLFWISPNRGEQYYLRILLMTTPCRGYADLLSRGVGNCRTFQDVARSLGLVEDEEEYADALGEASEFMVAHTLRSFFVLLCNIGAPGAILWEKYKNSLSEDYLDRHPENPDAAYTSSLLAIDRGLRRQGSCLTDHGLPYVQDVTTELSREQVQYSREKERSFVDEWQPKLSEDQKIFYTHIESLFQDNNRRDRILFLDGPGGYGKTALLRVILAYARGHGYIALAVASSGIAASNMQGGTTAHSMFRLPIDLGDGTGYWNVSNGSQRAALIREAKIIIFDEAPMAHHYIFQILDRSLRDLMDNDLPFGGKIFVCSGDFRQIAPVVKNARTPADVSCVSLRSSPMWRFFKIFSLTTPQRTGEYKDYSDFLLQVGNGRVDSISFGEGRLQEALIPLRGLRGVTSLRQLIEDIFPPCVLSQPELCAKRAILSTLNANVKEINDLVLDSSDGCIHELRSADSVCKENDNDGLDVDFQLLHQATGNGIPDHVLRLKVGSVCLIMRNLNIGDGLVNGTKVIVTAISKRLITVKMPGKTHRIGIPRISFRFPFTEGSPLQVLRRQFPLALAYSMTGHKSQGQTIEYVGIDLRTNCFTHGQLYVLLSRVRRPQDIVVLVPQNKIVDGIAYAKNVVFEELLL, from the coding sequence ATGGATAATCAGAGAAGGGAGTTCTCCTGCGTGGCTTCGGGGTCTTTCCACCAGGGAAACTATGAGCTATTCGGTTGGAGTGCTGGAGCACAATGCGTAGTGAACTCCTCCTGCGCTGCAGCGTGGGGCCTTATCAATGGCACCTTCAACACGGACACAATAAATTCAATCCTTTTCTGCGGAAATAGGATATACAGAACGTTACGAGACGATACATTTCGGGATGAAGAACGTTACATTTATCCCGAAGAGTTACCTGGGGTCTTAGAAGTAATGGGAAATTTCATCAACGTCGACGTATCCGACGTGCACTATGGCATTTATCCAATAACTGTCCGCGATGTAGAGGAAGGTGTCAGGTCACTATCGGGTGTCCTCGAGGGCATCTTATCTGTGTCCGAGCATCTCGATGCTTTCATGTTCACCGGTGAACTTCGATCCATAACTTTTTGGCACCGAGGCGACAGCACTTTCTTATTCGATTCCCATGGGGTGAACTATGATTACAGATCTTGCTCCGATGGTCGGGCCAGTTTGTTTAAATGCAACACGTTATTGGCACTAGCCTCCATGCTCCTTTCGAATAACAAATTCAACGGAAGAGGAAACCAGTACACAATTACTCGTCTACGTTTTTCACGACCACCGGGCAATCATTCGTTTGCGACAAGTAGCAACGCAACGGCCAGCACAACAGAAAATACTGATAATAACTCACGAAGCAGTATTAGTCAGGACCCAAAGCTAAATATCATGAAACCAGTTGTCCTTCTTACGCGTAAAGAAAATATAGACACTAATATCACGGAGACTAGTAAACAACAGGGACGTCCAAAGAAGGCCAAACGTGGTAGGCCTAAACTTTTGGATACTACGAGAAAAGAGCAGTTAATTGCAGCAAGGAAGAAACATGCCGAGAAAAATCCAAATGTGAACAGGGAAGCTGTAAAAAGGTACGCAGCTACACATCCAGAGGTAAAGAAGAGATCTGTCAAAATTTACACTGGTGACCATCCAGATGTCAATAGAAAAGCCGCTAAAAGGTACACAAATGACCACCCCGATGTTCACAGAAGAGCTGTTCAACGTCTGCACGAGACTAATCCGGAGGCATCACGGCAGACAACGGTGACCTATAGGCTGCGTCATCCGGAATTAGAAAACATAAGACACATCCCCGCTGCTCTCGCCAGGAAGATAGTTCATCTCGGCCCGATGGCGTATTGGAAAGGACTCGCTCTCGATGACGTAGAAGCGTTCAAGCTGAAGAGGACATCACTTTGGGAGGATGACGTACACCGATGTGCCCACTGTCGCGCAAGGATTTTCGACGAGGAGAGGAATCGCAAGAAGTGGTGCTGTGCGGAGGGAGCCTTCAATGTGCAACGGTTGCCTTCTCTAGACGCGCCTTTTTATTCAAAGAGAGAATTCTTGGATAGATCGCGAGCGTATAACGACCTGTTTGCCTTTTGCGCGCTAGAAGTGAGTGGAGGCTACAGACACCCAAGTGGACTGTCGTTTTTTAAGATAGAAGGTAGGATGTACCACCAACTGCACAGCCTGGAAGCTCCTGGCCAAAGGTTCACCACGAGAGCTGGACACACTCAATTCGTGAACCGTTGCCGCCTCTACATCGATGACGGCGAAGAACGAAGAAATATTGCACTTGGAAGAACATTGAACACCGGCGTCATCGAGGAAATTGACCAGTACATCCGGAATACGAATCCATTCATCGAGAATTTCCGACGCTTGAGTGCGGAGCCTTCAATCGACGCACACCTAACTTTCGAGGTGACCAGCAGGTCCACACACGGTCCCACGCTTGGAGATAGGCAAAGTGGAATCGAAGTGCACGCTGCATTGAGCACGGAAGAAACTGGATACAATCCCCGGAAATTAACCGTATGGAAAAGGGGTGATCGAAGACCATCGTCTATCGACCTGTTGAGCCCACTTATGGAGCCCTTCCAGTATCCTTTGCTGTATCCTCAGGGGACTTTAGGTTGGCACGTAGGATCAGTGGATAACCAAGGAAAGAAACTCACCCAACTGAACTACTCCAGATGCCTGCTTCTTTCCGATCGTAGATTTTCCCACTTGGGACGTTTATCGCAGGCGTGGCAAGTGGAGATGTTCGCCCGGTATGAAGAGGAGCGACTCCGTTTCATCCAGTATTCCCAGACGCGATCTTCGTCTGGAAGAGGCATGCGGATAGCACCGCTGGATGAAATTTTAGACGTTGGAAGGCAACAACGAGGACAAATCGCACAAGATATAACCGGCGACGAGACAGTTCAGGGAGAAGGCGGCGTGCGTCCAGGAAAAGTTTACCTGCCGAGCACATTTACCGGAGGTCCGCGGTACATGAAGGTCCATTATGAGAACGCCATGGGTATAGTTTCGCGGTTGGGTTCCCCGACGTATTTCCTGACGTTTACTTACAGTGCTCACTGGGAGGAGAATAAGATGGCGTGCCCCTACGGAAGCAAGCGCAGTGATCCTTCCACTGCCTGCAGGGTATTCAATATTAAGCTCGGGGAATTGATCAGGGATTTACGTAGCGGAGCATTTTTCGGGCGCACATCGTATTTCGTTTACGTTATTGAAATGCAGATGCGGGGATTGCCTCACGCGCATATAGTTTTCAAGGTAGACGGGGTAGGACCGGTCCAAGCGGAAGAAATCGACGCCGTAATTCGCGCAGATATACCCTCGGAAGAGGAGGCCGGTGGGCGACTTCGGAGGTTGGTCTTGCAGCATATGATCCACGGCCCGTGCGGTACGGACCAGCGCACCGACTTTCGATGCTGGGATGCTGCTAAGGGTTGTTGCAGTAAATTCTATCCGAAGCCGTCTTGTCAAACAACCCACGTAAACGAAAGGGGCTTCGTTCAGTACAAGCGCGATTATTCGAATCGGGGGATTATTAACGCGCGACGCAGGGAAATATCAGTGCACGACGGATGGGTGGTCCCCTACAACGCCGCGTTGATTTTAAAGTACGAGGCCCACATAAATTTAGAATTAGCTTCCACTCGTCGCGTGGTAAAGTATTTGTTCAAATATTTGATGAAGGGAGGGTCGCTACAAAACGTAACCGTGACCCCGATTGGTTTGCAAGATGACGAAGTGGAACAGTATGTCACTAAGCGTATGGTGGGCGCCAGTGATGCGTGCTGGCGTTTGTTAGAGTTCCCGATCTCGAAATCAGAGCCCACCGTGGAATGCCTACCCGTTCACTTGGAAGGCAAACAGAACGTAGTATACAGGCCTCGTGATTGCAATTTAACAGAGATCGCGTCTTCTGCTTCATCTAAATTAATGATTTACTTCAATCGTCCGCGGGACGCTATTTTCGACGACTTAACTTATCAGAGTTTCTACGAAAAATACATAGTTCATACCCGCAGTCCAGGTGGAGATAATTTCTATGCGCTCCCCGACGGAGTTCATTACGTCACCGCCCGCCAGCGCGGCGTCAAAGTGTGTAGGTTGTTTTGGATTTCGCCTAATCGAGGCGAACAATATTACCTGAGGATACTCCTTATGACCACTCCTTGCCGTGGTTACGCCGATCTTTTGTCCCGTGGGGTAGGAAACTGTCGCACTTTTCAGGACGTTGCACGTAGTTTAGGTTTGGTAGAGGACGAAGAGGAATACGCTGATGCACTAGGTGAGGCCTCCGAGTTTATGGTAGCCCATACACTGCGGTCATTTTTCGTTCTCCTTTGCAACATAGGGGCTCCCGGGGCCATTCTTTGGGAAAAATACAAGAATTCCCTCAGTGAAGATTATTTAGACCGGCATCCCGAAAATCCAGATGCTGCCTATACCTCTTCACTTCTCGCTATCGATAGGGGCCTCAGGCGACAAGGCTCTTGCCTTACGGACCACGGACTTCCCTACGTACAGGACGTCACGACGGAGTTGAGTAGAGAGCAGGTTCAGTACAGCAGAGAGAAAGAAAGATCGTTTGTTGATGAGTGGCAGCCGAAGCTTTCCGaggaccagaaaatattttatactcatATTGAATCCCTTTTTCAGGATAACAACAGAAGGGATAGAATACTGTTCCTCGATGGGCCAGGTGGCTACGGAAAAACTGCACTCCTCCGTGTCATACTAGCCTACGCCCGCGGTCACGGATATATTGCCCTTGCAGTTGCGAGCTCAGGGATCGCAGCGTCCAACATGCAAGGAGGTACGACGGCTCACAGCATGTTCCGCCTTCCAATAGATTTAGGAGACGGAACGGGATACTGGAACGTTAGCAACGGTTCTCAGCGTGCAGCACTGATTCGAGAAGCCAAGATCATCATCTTCGACGAGGCACCGATGGCGCACCACTACATATTCCAGATTCTGGACAGATCACTGAGGGATCTCATGGATAATGATTTACCCTTCGGAGGAAAAATATTCGTTTGTTCCGGTGATTTCAGGCAAATAGCGCCAGTCGTGAAAAACGCGCGCACCCCTGCCGACGTTTCCTGTGTTTCTTTACGCTCATCACCGATGTGGAGATTCTTCAAGATTTTTTCGTTGACTACGCCGCAGAGAACGGGTGAATACAAGGACTATTCAGACTTCCTCCTCCAAGTGGGCAACGGCAGGGTAGACTCCATTTCCTTCGGCGAGGGACGCCTACAGGAGGCGCTGATACCGCTTCGAGGACTGAGAGGTGTAACATCTCTGCGGCAGCTTATTGAGGATATATTTCCACCCTGCGTACTGAGCCAACCTGAGCTTTGCGCAAAACGAGCTATCCTCTCTACGTTAAATgcaaatgtaaaagaaatcaacgaTTTGGTGCTCGACTCCTCCGACGGATGTATCCATGAGCTTAGAAGCGCCGACAGTGTGTGCAAGGAAAATGACAACGACGGACTAGACGTGGACTTTCAACTTTTACATCAAGCAACAGGAAACGGCATCCCAGATCACGTTTTGCGCCTCAAGGTCGGGTCTGTATGCCTAATAATGAGGAACCTAAACATTGGAGACGGACTCGTGAATGGGACTAAAGTCATCGTTACCGCCATCAGCAAACGCTTGATAACAGTGAAAATGCCCGGGAAGACACACCGCATTGGTATACCCCGGATCTCATTCCGTTTCCCTTTCACAGAAGGATCACCGCTTCAGGTTCTAAGGCGTCAGTTTCCCTTGGCCTTAGCCTACTCAATGACAGGCCATAAGAGTCAAGGCCAGACAATAGAGTACGTTGGCATCGATCTCAGGACGAACTGCTTCACACACGGTCAGCTCTACGTCCTACTGAGCCGTGTAAGAAGACCGCAAGATATAGTCGTTCTTGTTCCGCAAAATAAAATCGTTGACGGAATAGCATATGCGAAGAATGTCGTGTTTGAAGAGCTCCTCCTATGA